CGCGTCTTCCAGTGCCCCCGCCGGAACAGCACCGCGCTCACCACCGCCAGCGTCGAATACGCCACGGTCAGCGCGATGAACACCCCGTGCGCGCCCAGGCCGGCGCGGGTCGACAGCCACCACGCCAGCGGGATTTCCCACAGCCAGAAGATGAAGAGATTGAGCACCGTCGGCGTCCAGGTGTCGCCGGCGCCGTTGAACGACTGCGTCAGCACCATCCCGCAGGCGTAGAACACGAACCCGAGGCTCACGATCCGCAGGCAGGCGGTCGCCATCGGCTGCACCGTCGCGTCGCTGGTGAAGATCCGCGTGATTACCGGCGCGGCGACGAGGAACAGCAGGCCGACGCCGCCGAGGAACAGCATGTTGTAGCGCGCCGCCGTCCACACCGCCCGCTCGGCGCGATCCGGCCGTCCCGCGCCGAGATTCTGGCCGACCATCGTCGCCGCCGCGTTGCTCAGGCCGAACGCCGGCAGCAGCGCGAAGATGATCACCCGCATGCCGATCGTGTAGCCCGCCAGCGCGGCGCTGCCGAAGATCGAGATGATGCGCACCAGTCCGATGTAGCTCGCCGTGCCGACGAGGATCTGGAACGTCCCCAGGCCGGACAGCCGCAGCACCGTGCGCATCGTCGCAAAATCGAAGCGCAGGTGACGCAGCCGGATCTGCACCCGGCCGTTGCCGCGCGTGAGCACCAGGATCTGGTAGAGCACCGCGGCGCCGCGGCCGATGTTCGTCGCCAGCGCGGCGCCGGCGACCCCCAGCGCCGGGAACGGTCCCGGGCCGAAGATCAACAGCGGCCCGAGCGCGATGTTCAGCAGGTTGCCGAGCATCAGCACCCGCATCGCGATCGCCGCGTCCCCGGCGCCGCGGAACACGGCGTTCAGCAGGAACAGCAGCAGGACGGTGGCATTGCCGCCGAGCATGATCCGCGTGAACCCCGATCCGGTGAGGATGATCGCGTCCGACGCGCCCATCAGCCGCAGCAGCGACGACGCGTTCGGCGCCCCGATCAGGGCAATCGCCGCCGCCACCGCCAGGCCGAGCAGCAGCGACTGCCCGGCCGCCCGCGACGCCCCCTCGGGATCCTGTTCGCCGGTGCGCCGCGCGACCAGCGCGGTGGCGCCGATCGAGAGCCCCAT
This region of Vicinamibacterales bacterium genomic DNA includes:
- a CDS encoding MATE family efflux transporter — encoded protein: MWKTLREAVRGSEIDFTTAPVGRAVIMLAVPMVLEMAMESIFAVVDIFWVGHLGADAVATVGLTESMLTLIYTAAMGLSIGATALVARRTGEQDPEGASRAAGQSLLLGLAVAAAIALIGAPNASSLLRLMGASDAIILTGSGFTRIMLGGNATVLLLFLLNAVFRGAGDAAIAMRVLMLGNLLNIALGPLLIFGPGPFPALGVAGAALATNIGRGAAVLYQILVLTRGNGRVQIRLRHLRFDFATMRTVLRLSGLGTFQILVGTASYIGLVRIISIFGSAALAGYTIGMRVIIFALLPAFGLSNAAATMVGQNLGAGRPDRAERAVWTAARYNMLFLGGVGLLFLVAAPVITRIFTSDATVQPMATACLRIVSLGFVFYACGMVLTQSFNGAGDTWTPTVLNLFIFWLWEIPLAWWLSTRAGLGAHGVFIALTVAYSTLAVVSAVLFRRGHWKTR